A segment of the Fimbriimonadaceae bacterium genome:
CCCTCGATCGTATTGGCCAGCAACACGCGGATCTGGTCTTGCTGGTCGCTCGGGAAGACGTCGACGACACGGTCGATGGTGGCCGGGGCGTTGCGGGTGTGCAACGTGCCGAAGACCAAGTGGCCCGTCTCGGCCAAGGTCAGCGCGGCCTCGATCGTCTCCAAGTCGCGGAGCTCACCGACGAGAATGATGTCCGGGTCTTCGCGAAGCACCGCGCGCAGGGCGTTGTGCAACGAGTAGGTGTCGCTGTGCAGTTCGCGCTGGTTGACCATGCACTTCTTGTGCTTGTGGAGGTACTCGATCGGGTCCTCGATGGTCATGATGTGGGACGTCCGGGTCGCGTTGATGTCGTCGATCATCGACGCGATGGTCGTCGACTTACCGGAACCGGTCGGCCCCGTGACTAAGACCAGCCCCGACGACCGCTTGGCGATCTCCCGGATGATCGGCGGCAGGCTGAGTTCCTCGAACGACGGGATCCGGTTCGGGATCATACGCAGGGCCGCGCCGACCGCCATCCGCTGCATATAGATGTTCATACGGAACCGGGCGAGGTCTTTGACGGTGTATCCGATGTCGAGCTCGTGGGTCTGCTCAAACTTCTGCAGATGTTCGTCGGTCAAGACCTCGTAGCAGAGCCGCTGGGTCTGGTTCGGGTCGAGGACTTCGTAAGGCAGCGCGCAGAT
Coding sequences within it:
- a CDS encoding type IV pilus twitching motility protein PilT, whose amino-acid sequence is MPAPVPLHVLEPEKGQGKYFVGDIQPDEFTRITEQALPVDQVHIDEILRMAVERKASDVHLTAGLPPMIRMDGEICALPYEVLDPNQTQRLCYEVLTDEHLQKFEQTHELDIGYTVKDLARFRMNIYMQRMAVGAALRMIPNRIPSFEELSLPPIIREIAKRSSGLVLVTGPTGSGKSTTIASMIDDINATRTSHIMTIEDPIEYLHKHKKCMVNQRELHSDTYSLHNALRAVLREDPDIILVGELRDLETIEAALTLAETGHLVFGTLHTRNAPATIDRVVDVFPSDQQDQIRVLLANTIEGVISQQLMPRLGGGRRAALEIMIGVPAIKNLIREGKTHQMYSVIETSQNVGMQTMDRSLSDLYRQGQVSFEECLMRAVDKDSFSRLAKSA